GCAAGTTGCGGTACGGGCCGTTGATCGCCGTCGGAACGCCATCGACATCGATGAGCGACGTTTCCAGGGGCGCGTCCTGATACGTGATGTCGATCTTGATTGCGGGATCCGGACCGACTTGGCGCCACCAATCCTTCGTGCCCTTGACTTGCTGGCAGTTGTAGGTCTTGTCGTACTCCGCCGCACCGAAGACGTCTGGGACCAACACGCCATCTTCACATGCTTTCAGCGGATCCTTGTAGAAGCAGTCGAACGTATTGCTCACGGACACATAGCAAGCCGAGCCAAACGCCGCCTTGTACTTGGCGCGTAACGCCGGGTTCATGGTATCTCCCAGGAGCTGGATGCGGTAACGCTTGCACTGCTGGATAAACATGTCCGAGCATTCGAGCGGCTCACGTGGAATTGGCGGGCTCGAACCGAGAGACGCGCGCTCGTTCGGCGGGAACGTCCCCTTGACCGCCAACGCAGATTCGCCTAGCGGTTCCGGTGGATCCACGCCCGGACCAACCGACCCCGGCTCGCTCGGCGCGCACGCACCCGCCATCCCTACCCCAACGAAGCCCAATACCAACACGCCCAGCATGGCTGCGCGACGTCTCGTCATTGTTTGCATGAATTGCAGAATCGCGGGTCGACCAACTGAGCGGCAAGGGAAAACGCAATATGCGGCACGCAACCGGCGCGAAGAAACGCTGCGAGCATCTCATGCCACGCAGCTTGTCGACCTGCGATTTTCTTGGCCAGCGTCCTCATCCCTTGTTACGCTGCGTCCAACCCTTGACAACGAGGCACCCACCATGTCCGCAATTCGCAAAATCACGGCCGACATGCCACTCGACGATGACGAAGACGAAGTGTTTTTCACGCGAGCCACGATAAAGGCTGATCCCAATGCTGCCGATCTGTTGCCCATGACGGACGATTGGCTCGGGCTCATCGATGCAGCTCGTGCAAAAGATCGCCAGGCTCGCATTGCGGAAACCGATGCCACCGCCGCGCGCGTCGTCTCCAATTTCCATTTCGACCGCGCTTGCACCGCGTTCGGCGACGACCTCTACTTGGCCGTCGGCAAGAATCGCGAATCGCCGCGCTGGACCCAATTCTTCTCCGTCGCGGTCAGCCGATTCATCAAAATACGCTTCGACAAGCAAGTGCAAAAAGTCAAAAGCTGGCTCGGTCCCGACGTCAACGATGCCACGCTCGACAAACACCGCACACCTCTGACCACGTGGTCCAATGCGGCGGCTGCATCCATCGATCAAACCACGAGCGCGGCCATGGTTCGCGGCGCCGCACGCATCGCGCGCGAGCAATTGGCCGAAGACCTCACGCGCGAACGCGACGGGCTTTACGATGCCTTGTCGGCTCGCGCTCGCGAAAAAGGCCTTCCGCGTGATTGGCCCAAACAATTCTTCCGCGTGACCACTCGAAAAACAGCCAGCGGCGGAGACGACGACGGGGAAGACGTCGAACAATCCGGCTCCGGCACCTGATTGCTCGCGAGAATCCGCCAATCCGCTCGTACAGGAGCCCTTTGCCCCCCCATCGAGCGGCAGCTCGCACGCGCGTGACCACCGCTCGAACGTGGGCTACTTGCCGTACTCGAACGTGCAGCGCGTGATGGGCTGCGCAATGTCCGCTAAAACATACAGGTAGTACGTCTTGCCCGTCTCGAGCGGCGCGGGCGCACCATCCAACGGAAATGCCTGGCTCGTGCCCGCAGGGAGCTCACCATATCGAAGCTGACCCGACCGCACCGACTTGCCATCGGGCGGTACGTCGAGCCGCCAAATGGTTCCCGTCGGCAAATCCAAATTCGGCGGGACGCCGGGATTCCGAGTGCCAGGCTCGAGGACATACACGTAGCGCGCGCCGCCGCCTGTCCAAGTCATCGTGTAGTCAGGGGCGATCTTTTCTCCCTCCGCGCAAGCAGTGGGCTCGTATTGGTCCATTGCGTAAAACGGCTGCGGTACCGGATCGAACTTCGCCCATGCATCCGGCGTCGAGCCGCGATGAGCCAATTCATTTTCGAAAAACTTCCGCATGCGCTCCGGATCGGTGGTCGGAATGCCCGTCTTCGAGCGGTCGAAGCCATTGTTTTCATGGGGAGGGTATGCGCCGAGCAGCGAAGAATCCAAAAATCCACCGGCAAAGGCCAAGCCGTACGTCGAAAACGTCGATATCCAATTGTCCTTCGCGTCGATGTCCCATACCGATGCCCCCTTGGGCGTGATGCTGTCCTGATGACAACAAACACACGCAGACGCCTCGACCTGCTCCTTGACCCATCCAAGCTCGGCGACATAGCTGGGATCCTGCAATCGAGTATCCGGCTTTTCCGGCGGAGGCGCCGGCGGCGCGGGGTGATAGGGGCGCTGCGTACGTACCGCCTCGCAGGAGCCATAATCGGCAAAATGCCGGCCCGGCTCGGTACAGCCGCTGATCATGGACCATGTGCAAACCTTGCCATCATCACCGGCGCCCGCAGGCTCACCGGGCAAGGGATCGCGGCATTCGAGCGCCGCTGGCGTAAAGAATGGCCCGGTCTCTTCGACGTCCGCCGCCGCACCACCACAAACCTCGGCCGGAACGAAGATGCCGCCTCCAAAAAGCTCGCAGCCGCGTTCACTGCTGCCGCATTTGCCAGGATCGCTACCGGGGATCACCACCCGGACCACCCGGTCGCTCGTTTCCGTGAGAATGCAGGCGCCAAGCACCGACGTGTATTCGCATGCTGCCCCCGCCTCGAATGTAGCTTCCCACTCCTTGCAGTTGCTGCTCGCCGCATCGTCGGTCCACCCATCACCGCGAAATTCGCGGCACTCCTCGGCAGCCGAGAAGCTGTTCGTGTAGATGCACCGCCCCGCGATCGTGTCGGGAATGTCCGGGTTCCCCGTGCGATCGCAAGCCGACACACATGGAATCAACGCCAGAACGAGGGAGAAAGGTGCTGCTGTTCGGATCATGCCCCAAGTATATACAAAGCTTGTACACATGGCAAGGAAAAATCGGAAGATTGGACAAAGATCCTACGCGTGAGCGCACCTCACCCCCCCAGCCGGGTTAGGGGGTGAGGCGCGACTCGGCATCAAGCCGAAGTGCAACAGGAGTACTGGCCTCGATGCAGCTCAACCCACAATGGGCAACACGTGGGGTTTCACGTCAACGTGGGGATACGCACGGCGTGACGACCGCGCACCTCAACGCTATTTCCGCTGCGCCTTTTTCGCCGCCGCCTTTTTCGCAGCCGCCTTCTTTGCCGGCCGCGGCCATGGCCTGAAAAACACGTCCTTCAACCCGACGAATACCAAAACGCCCGCTTTCAGCTCTCGGCCCAGCGTGAGCGACTCGACGACATCCCGGTCCGCTGCATACTTGTCGATTTGCGCATATCCTTGCTCGATGGCCTTTTCAATCGCAGCTTTCGTCGCTTTCGCCTGCACGTATTTCGCTTCGATGATCCATGAGTATTTGTTCGAGGACCGAGCGTCCGGCACACCGAGCAACAAATCGCAATATCCTTGCCCCATTTCGACTTCGGTTTTCAATCGAAACGTGCGACTCAACGACATATAAGCAAACAACATCAATTTCATCGTTTGCTCGTTGAACGTCATCGTTTCGCGCAGACCCAGCTTTTTCAGCACATGCTCTTGGAAAACATCGAGCAAGCGTTGAATTTCACCCTTGTCCGCCATGACGCGCATCGCTGCCAGCATGTCGTCCACGCTGATGCGAATGTGGTCGTGATCCATCAGGGCGAATGACATGTATTCCCATTGCAGCTCACGCATCACTCGATTTGGAATGACGAGCCTTGCTTCTCCCGTCGGCGGGGCATCTTCGGCGAAGGTCAGCATACCCATGTAATAAAAGAGCGACGCGACTTGTTCGCGACCCAAATTCAACCTCGTCCCGAACTGTTCGACCAGCCGTGCACGAACGGATTCGTTCGTCAGAATTTCTTCGAGCAGCGTCCGTGTATCGGTCTCTTTCTCGCTGGTCGATTTGGCGATCTGATAAAGGCGCCCGTAATCGGTACGGACGTTCAAATCGAGCATGTTGTTCGGGTACACTTCTTCCGAAGCGAGCTGCGCCAAGAAGTAGAGCACGAGCGTCGAATTGTAAAGCCTTTCTGCGGCCCGAGGCGAAAAGCGATAGCCATCGTAATGCCGTTCCAGCGTCGTCAGGAGGACCTGACGATCTCCAACGTGCGGGTCGAGCGCCAAGTGGGGTTTATCTGCGAGGAGCGTGTCGAGGGCATTTTCCACGTCGGTTCGCGTGAAGCCGGCCAAAGCATTGAATTCTTTGCGTTGCGAAATGTGCGAGATGATGTTGAAACCACTCGACAGGTCGTCCAGCATGATCGGCGACACGCCCGTGATGAACGTGCGCGCAATGGTGCTCGTACGCGTGAACGCTTTCAGGCTTGCATAAAAACTGCGCACGAATCCCGTCGATTTGACCAATTCCTGGTAGACGTCGTCGCGCCCGTCCGCGAGGAGCCGATTGCCAAAATGATCGTATTCGTCGATCAGCAAATAGAGATGCTTCCCTGCTCGCTCGAGCGTCTTGAGCAACTGCGTCATGAGCGCGGCCATGTCTTCCGTGTCCGACCACATCACCCCGTCCAATTCGGACAACCCGGGGACGAGCTTGGCGTACCGCGCAGCAAAGCCGTCGACGGCCGCCCTGACCTGCACCGCAAAGCTCGTACAAATCTTTTCGATGGTTCCCGTCGTGTCGACCGGCGAAAAGTCCAGCGTCAACACCAGGTACTTGTTTCTGTTGGGCGTCGGGTTCTCGTGGATCCACAACCCATCAAAAATTTCGTCGAAACGATCGGCCAAGTTGATGTCGTAATAGTTCTCCAGCGTGCTGATCAGGGTCGTCTTGCCAAACCGCCGTGGACGCAAGAAGATGACGTGGTTCCCGCTCGTGGCCTCGAGGTGCGGCAAGAATGGTGTCTTGTCCACATAGAAATAGCCTCGTTTGCGGATGTCGGCGAAGTCGCAGTTGGCGTACGGGATTTTCATGGCTCGACCCTGACCCGGCAACGCTAGCACGATGGAAAGACAAACGCGAGGTGTTCGACCGTATCATTGCGCCGAACTGTGTAGAATGCCACGTAGTTGGAAGGGTTTTAGAATGGATGCACGAAGGCGATAGCAGCCCGCACCCACGGCAGCACGCCCACGCCCGCTCGGTGCAGGCGTAGACGCAGCGCCTGCGCGACCATCAACCCACAATGGGCAATCGTACGCGTGCCCCTGGGGCCGGCGCGGTCATGCCTTCGGCATTCGCGTCGACGAGCGACTCTTCCACAATCTCAAAAAGCCCAAAGTCGTACGGCTCGTTCGGCGCTCGCTCGCGCTGCACGAGCTTTTCGCGAATGCCGCGCCGTTCGAGGGTCTTGACGCGATGATAACAAAATGGATTGTTCCCTCGGCGCCCGAGCGTGCAATGCGCCGTCCACGAACAGCCGCCGTGGCAATTCTCCGCATAATAACACGTCTTGCAAAAGCCCCAAAGCTCGTCCGCGGACCATTCGCGCGTAAAACGCATCGCCTCGCCATCGCGCCAAATGTCGGCGAGCGATTCGCTTCGCACGTTGCCTCCCACGTACGGCGCCGTCGGCAACGAAGGACACGCCTTCACGGTGCCGTCCGATTCGATTCCTATCGTATTGATGCCCGCTCGACAACCCGCCCAATGGGCCTCGGCACCGGACGGATGCGAACGCAATAACATTTCATGCGGGCCAAAATATCCGACGTTGTTCGCTGCAATCACGTCGAAGACCGGGCCCGAGCCGCGATGTTCCGAAAGTGCCTGCCGCTGAATGGCCGCCAGCGAGTCAATCACGGGAACGATTTCCCACGGCTCGAGGATCCATTCCGGGTGGTCCGCCGCGCGCCCCATGGGCACCGTGATCTGCACTTGCCACGCAATCACGCCCCGCTCCCGCAGCTCGCGCGCCATTTCCGGTAGAAGATGCCGATTCAATCGATTGACCTGCGAATTCGCCGTAACCACGAGCCCCACGGAAGCCGCCGCTTCGAGCGCTCGCATGGCCGCCGCATGGCTCCCTCGGTTGCCCCGCAATACATCATGCACGTCGGCCGTTCCGTCGACCGATACCCCAATCGACCACAACCCCGCCTCGCATAGCCCGCGCGCTCGCTCGCGCGTCATCGCTCGCCCGCCCGTCTGCATGCTCACGCGGATGCCCTTATCCGCCAAAAATCGCACGATCGTCAGGATGTCCTCGCGCAAATACGCTTCGCCCCCAATCAACGCAATTTCCCGACAACCAAGCCGCGAAAGCCCTTCGGCCACCTTTAGAATTTCCTCCGTCGAAAGCTCCTCGGGCCGCGCACGCCCCGCACGCGACCCGCAATGCTGGCACGGCTGGTCGCATTTCATCGTCAGCTCCCAAACCGCGTAGAGCGGCTTTGCCGCAGCGCCATCCTCGGCTCGGCGTGCGCGAGGTCTGGTCACGGGACGTTCTTCGGGCTCATGCATCTGCCTACCATAAACGGACGACGGCGCGATGTCGCCACATTTTTCTTTTCTTGACAGGCTCGCCGCACTTCGGCGAAGCTGCCCTCATGGCTCCGAAACTGATTGCTTGTCCTGCTTGCGAATGTCACGCGAAATCCAGCGAATCCACCTGCCCTCACTGCGGCGCGTCGCTGCGCCGTGAAGACAGCCGCATGCCTCGAAGCGCAACCGCCCTCGCCCTGGGCCTCAGCGCCGTCTTGACGGCCGCCGGCTGCGAGCCCGAGGCCATCCCCGTGTACGGCGTCCCCCCCACGACCGGTGCCGGCGGCATAGGCGGACAAGGCGGCGAAGGTGGCGCGGCTGGTCAAGGCGGCGCAGCGGGCCAAGGCGGCGCGGCTGGCGCAGCGGGCCAAGGTGGCCAAGGTGGGATGGGCGGAGGCGGCGGGGGAATGGGCGGTCAAGGCGGCATGTAATGGCTGCGCACGCGCCCCAGCGCATATGAGCTTGCTTCCACGTCACATCTCGGCACCCATTGCTTTTTGAATCTGCGACGCCAGATGCTCGAGAAGCGCCTTGCTCACGCTTGCATCTTCGATGTGGATGTAGAGCTGCGGGTGCGTGTTTACATCTTCCAATAGCCAGTTGCCCGTTCCGAGCATGATCTCTTTTTCGTCGGCGACGATGTATTTCGAATGTGAAAAAATCGTCGGTATGCCGAAGTGCAGATCATGCAGGCCCGCTCGTCGCATTCGCTCGACGGTTGCACGGCTCCGCGCGACATATGGATAAGCAAAGCTCTTGTGCTGATGAACGAGGCCCCGCACCCTCACGCCGCGCCCGTGTGCGCGCACGATGGCCCTTTCGATGTCTCGATGATTGAAAAAATAAATGGAGAAGTCCAACGACCGCTGGGCGCGATCGCAAAGGTCGATGAGCACCAGCTCGAACGCTCCGTCGGCAAGCCACGGCTTTGGCAATTGGATTCCGCCATGTTCGCCGCCGTTCCATTGGTGATCGAAATAGCGCATGAAGCCTTTTGCCACGTCTCGATCATCGATCAATAGATTGGCCTCGCGATTTTTGAGGAGAGATTGGTTCGTGAGATTGGTCGATCCGAAGAAAACGTAGCGCTCGTCGAAGCAAAAACCTTTTGCATGTGTCGAGCCAAAACGAACTTCGATACCCGCGTTCTCCAAGAATTCTCCGGTCATGCGGTTGCGATCGGCCGTTTCGCGAAGGCCCTCGAAAAAGAATCGCATCCGTACGCTCGGGTTCGTCGCCTTCAGTTCGGCAAACTGTTTGGCTATCGCATGGCTCGAGCTTTCACGGCTCGGTCTGCCCGCGGCACTGCCGATCGCGAAAGAAAACGACAGCGCGTCGATCGAGGTATTTGCGTTCGCGACGAGCATTTCGAGAGCGGTCGCATAGTCCTGATCAAGGACGACTTGGATTTTGGGATGAGCTGCGCCCGCCATGGGCTAGGAATAGCACCGCGCAGGCAATGCCCGCATCGGTAGAATCTGGGAGGGGATTTTTCAGAGGGAAGACGTCGGAACGTCGGTCATCTTCGAACGCTCACGCCTTGCGACGGCGCCTGAACAGGCCGAGCAGGAATGCGCCGAATGCGGCCATTGCACCACCACCGACGTCACCCGTCGTCGAAGCGGCTTGGCGACAAGCGCAGCTACCACCTTCGATGATGATACCGTCTGCGTCGCACACATCACCCACGCCATCTATGTCGGCGTCGAGCTGATCCGGATTGGGCGTGCTGGGGCAATTGTCCATGAAGTCCGCAATGCCGTCGTTGTCCTCGTCCGGCGTGTCGCACGCGTCGCCAATGCCGTCCATGTCCGCGTCCGCCTGATCCGCGTTGGGCGTCATCAGGCAGTTGTCGACATCGTCCGCAATGCCGTCGCCATCCGCATCCGGCGTGTCGCACGCATCGCCAATGCCATCCATGTCCGCGTCGGCCTGATCCGCGTTCGGCTCATTGATGCAATTGTCGTCGTCGTCGGGGACGCCGTCCGAATCGGCATCGGCTTCGCACGCGTCGCCAATGCCATCCATGTCAGCGTCGGCCTGGTCCATGTTCGGCACATTGACGCAGTTGTCGTCGTCATCGACGACGCCGTCCATGTCGGTATCGGCTTCGCACGCATCGCCAATGCCATCCATGTCCGTGTCCGCCTGATCCATGTTCGGCACATTGACGCAGTTGTCGTCGTCATCGACGACGCCGTCCATGTCGGTATCGGCTTCGCACGCATCGCCAATGCCATCCATGTCCGTGTCCGCCTGATCCATGTTCGGCACATTGATGCAATTGTCCACGTCGTCGACGATGCCGTCTGAATCGACATCGCCTTCGCACGCGTCACCAACGCCATCCATGTCCATATCGGCCTGGTCCATGTTCGGCTCGTTGACGCAATTGTCGACGTCGTCGATGATGCCATCCATGTCGGTATCGGCTTCGCACGCATCGCCAATGCCATCCATGTCCGTGTCCGCCTGATCCATGTTCGGCGTCATGGGACAGTTGTCGACATCGTCCGCAATGCCATCGTTGTCCGCGTCCGGGATATCGCACGCGTCGCCAATGCCGTCCATGTCCATGTCGGCCTGGTCCATGTTCGGCGTATTGACGCAATTGTCGATGTCGTCAATCACCCCGTCCATGTCGGTATCGGGCTCGCACGCGTTGCCGACGCCGTCCATGTCCGTGTCCGCCTGATCCGGGTTCGGCACATTGATGCAGTTGTCGATGTCGTCGATCACCCCGTCCATATCGGTATCGGCTTCGCACGCATCGCCAATGCCGTCCATGTCCATGTCGGCCTGGTCCATGTTCGGCGTATTGACGCAATTGTCGATGTCGTCGATCACCCCGTCCATATCGGTATCGGCTTCGCACGCGTCGCCAATGCCATCCATGTCCGCGTCAGCTTGATCCGGGTTCGGCACATTGACGCAGTTGTCGTCGCCGTCGATGACGCCGTCGTTATCGCTGTCGATGACCACACAGACGCTCGGCTGCCCCGTACATTGGTAGGTCGCCTCGACCTGACACGCGGCGCTGCAACCATCAGCGTCATTGACGTTCCCGTCGTCGCACCCCTCGCCCATGCCAACGACACCGTCACCGCAACCGGGCAAACGATAGGGATTGTAATAAGCGAAAAGACCCGCTCCCCCGTTGCCAGACACCAGACCAAGCTGGAAGTCGCTGTCTGCGGACACATTGTGCGTCCCACCCATCACATCGAAGCGCACGCGCGACCATTCGGGATGAAGCGGAACGGCGACGATCGCGGGATTCATGATTGGCGCGCCGTCGAGCGTGAGGGTCGAAAGGGAAGCCGTCGGAATCACGACGTTGACGGCGCCGCTCCCAAGCACGTCGAATGCGACATTGATCGGGCCCGTTTGTGCAAACACGACCGGCGGAATGAGCGCGAGGTCGTTTTCACAGATGAGCAGCCCCGCATTCTGGAAAACGTACGCCGGCTGCGACGTCTCGATGAACGTGACGCCCGTGACCGGAATATCGAAGTGCTCGCCCGCATTGATGGTGCCGACGAGCGTGCCATCGACGAAGATGTCGGTGGCATTGGAGTCGGTGACGACGCGGACGCGTTCGCCCGCCGTGGAGGGGTAGTCGTCGACGACGAATTGCGTGCCGAGCAAGTTCGTGGGGACGAGGTGGTCCATGCCGTCGTCGCCGCAGCCCGCGGGAGACCAACCACGTCCGCCCGCTGCAACCGAAACGGGGTTGTCCGACGTGACGAGCGCGCCATCGATATCGAGGCCCGCCACGGTGCGAACCATGTAGGTATCGCCGGCCTGCAGGGTGACCGCATGCGTGAGGCCCGCGATGCCGTCTTGCCAGTAAGGCGCCATCGCGCCAGGCGGAGCCTCGATGGTGATGGTCGCACCGGTCGGGGCAAAGAACGAAAGGAAGTCGTAGTTGGTGCCATCGCCCGCGCCGACGTCGGTATTCAACGCATAACCGCCCGCTCGAAAGCGCGTGCCGAGGCCCACGACGTTGCTCTTCACGGTCGACGACGATTGCCAGAAATCCGCAACGAGTCGCTGATCCACGATCAGATCCGGCGAGCTCGCGACGACCTCGATGCCGCGTTGGTCGACCAAGTTGAAGCCGCTCGTGATGCCTTCGTTCATGCCGAGCGCAACGATGACGGGCGTGCCGCTCGTGACGCTGAACGGTACGGGCGCGCCCCCGTTGACGGCGTACGTACCCGTCACCGTGCCCGATGGCGACGCGAGAACAAAATCCCCAGCGAACCCCTGCGGCGATACGATCGGTTGCGGAAGCAGCGGCGGAGCGTAGTAGCAATACGAGCCGAGCGGGCACGGCGCTGCGTGCGCGGCAACGGCGATGAACGTAGCTCCAAGCGTCGCGAGCGTGGCGACCGCGCGGGCGCGAAGGCGCCGCTTCGGAGCTGCCAAACCGCGGCGAGCGCGGGAGAAATTGAAGTGTGTAGTGGACATGCGCGCGAACCTAACATAAAAGGATGTCGAGGACACAAGAGAAAAAAAGATACCATCCTCACGCAGCGCGAAGACAAATCAGTCTGCACGACGGTGCGCTGCACGGCCGTCCGCGATCACCGAAGGGGCACGCGCATTGCTCCGCCTCGCGTCGGAGCACCGCATGGCACTCATTCGCACGATTCTCGTTCCAATGGACCACTCCGGCGGCTCGATCGCGGCGCTCGAATACGCAAGCTCGCTCGCGGAACTGTGCAGCGCCAAAGTCGACGTGCTGCACGTGCACGACCATGACGACTTCAAAGTGGGCTCCTCCGTGCCGCTTGCTCCAGAAGCGCTACGCGAAGCCGAGCAGCACATGGATGAAGCCATCGCCCGGGCCACGAACCGACTGGGCGATCGCTTGAGGCGCACCACCAAACATGGCGATCCATTGAAAACGATCGTCGAAGCAGCCGGAGAAGGCGACTTCGACCTCATCGTGATGGGCACGTCTGGACGCATCGGGCGGCTGTACATGATTGTCGGAAGCGTCGCTGAAGGCGTCATTCGCAACGCCCCCTGCCCCGTGCTCACCGTGCGCGTTCACGAAGGCGAGGAATCGCTGGCCGAGCGGCTTCGAGGCGGTGCGTCGCTCGCTGACTTGGTCCGAGCGCGACAGGGGGTCCGCTGAGCTCGTCTCGAAAATGAGCTTGGTCAAGGACATTCAAGTCGCGACGCGTTCGCTCGACCGATTCGTTCCCATCGTCGGACGAGCGCCGGTCGACGAGGTGCATCAGGCGGCCGCTTTGCTTGCGCAGCGGCTTGGAGGCCGCGTCATTTGGAACGTCAGCTCGACGGCCGTCGGTGGCGGCGTCGCCGAAATGCTGCAATCGCTCATAGGTTATGCGAGAAGCACGGGTGCCGACGTTCGGTGGCTCGTCATCGAGGGGTCGGACGAATTTTTCCGCATCACGAAGCGTTTGCATCACGCGCTCCATGGCGCGGGCGGCGACGGCTCCGGGCTGGATGATGCCGCGCACGATGTTTACGCCGCGACGCTCGCACGCAATGCAATCGAGCTGCGCGGGCGAATCATGCCGGGCGATGTGGTCCTGCTCCACGATCCGCAAACGGCGGGGCTTGCCCCACCGCTCCTCGCGGCGGGAGCGCACGTGCTCTGGCGCTGCCACATTGGGGCCGACGAAAAGAATGCCGACGTCACGCACGGGTGGCAATTTCTCCATCCCTATTTGGACAATGTCAAAAAAATGATATTTTCGCGCGCTGCGTACGTGCCGGACCGCTATCGTGACGGCCGCGCAGTCGTCATC
The Polyangiaceae bacterium genome window above contains:
- a CDS encoding AAA family ATPase, with translation MKIPYANCDFADIRKRGYFYVDKTPFLPHLEATSGNHVIFLRPRRFGKTTLISTLENYYDINLADRFDEIFDGLWIHENPTPNRNKYLVLTLDFSPVDTTGTIEKICTSFAVQVRAAVDGFAARYAKLVPGLSELDGVMWSDTEDMAALMTQLLKTLERAGKHLYLLIDEYDHFGNRLLADGRDDVYQELVKSTGFVRSFYASLKAFTRTSTIARTFITGVSPIMLDDLSSGFNIISHISQRKEFNALAGFTRTDVENALDTLLADKPHLALDPHVGDRQVLLTTLERHYDGYRFSPRAAERLYNSTLVLYFLAQLASEEVYPNNMLDLNVRTDYGRLYQIAKSTSEKETDTRTLLEEILTNESVRARLVEQFGTRLNLGREQVASLFYYMGMLTFAEDAPPTGEARLVIPNRVMRELQWEYMSFALMDHDHIRISVDDMLAAMRVMADKGEIQRLLDVFQEHVLKKLGLRETMTFNEQTMKLMLFAYMSLSRTFRLKTEVEMGQGYCDLLLGVPDARSSNKYSWIIEAKYVQAKATKAAIEKAIEQGYAQIDKYAADRDVVESLTLGRELKAGVLVFVGLKDVFFRPWPRPAKKAAAKKAAAKKAQRK
- a CDS encoding universal stress protein, with translation MALIRTILVPMDHSGGSIAALEYASSLAELCSAKVDVLHVHDHDDFKVGSSVPLAPEALREAEQHMDEAIARATNRLGDRLRRTTKHGDPLKTIVEAAGEGDFDLIVMGTSGRIGRLYMIVGSVAEGVIRNAPCPVLTVRVHEGEESLAERLRGGASLADLVRARQGVR
- a CDS encoding thrombospondin type 3 repeat-containing protein, with translation MSTTHFNFSRARRGLAAPKRRLRARAVATLATLGATFIAVAAHAAPCPLGSYCYYAPPLLPQPIVSPQGFAGDFVLASPSGTVTGTYAVNGGAPVPFSVTSGTPVIVALGMNEGITSGFNLVDQRGIEVVASSPDLIVDQRLVADFWQSSSTVKSNVVGLGTRFRAGGYALNTDVGAGDGTNYDFLSFFAPTGATITIEAPPGAMAPYWQDGIAGLTHAVTLQAGDTYMVRTVAGLDIDGALVTSDNPVSVAAGGRGWSPAGCGDDGMDHLVPTNLLGTQFVVDDYPSTAGERVRVVTDSNATDIFVDGTLVGTINAGEHFDIPVTGVTFIETSQPAYVFQNAGLLICENDLALIPPVVFAQTGPINVAFDVLGSGAVNVVIPTASLSTLTLDGAPIMNPAIVAVPLHPEWSRVRFDVMGGTHNVSADSDFQLGLVSGNGGAGLFAYYNPYRLPGCGDGVVGMGEGCDDGNVNDADGCSAACQVEATYQCTGQPSVCVVIDSDNDGVIDGDDNCVNVPNPDQADADMDGIGDACEADTDMDGVIDDIDNCVNTPNMDQADMDMDGIGDACEADTDMDGVIDDIDNCINVPNPDQADTDMDGVGNACEPDTDMDGVIDDIDNCVNTPNMDQADMDMDGIGDACDIPDADNDGIADDVDNCPMTPNMDQADTDMDGIGDACEADTDMDGIIDDVDNCVNEPNMDQADMDMDGVGDACEGDVDSDGIVDDVDNCINVPNMDQADTDMDGIGDACEADTDMDGVVDDDDNCVNVPNMDQADTDMDGIGDACEADTDMDGVVDDDDNCVNVPNMDQADADMDGIGDACEADADSDGVPDDDDNCINEPNADQADADMDGIGDACDTPDADGDGIADDVDNCLMTPNADQADADMDGIGDACDTPDEDNDGIADFMDNCPSTPNPDQLDADIDGVGDVCDADGIIIEGGSCACRQAASTTGDVGGGAMAAFGAFLLGLFRRRRKA
- a CDS encoding radical SAM protein, with protein sequence MHEPEERPVTRPRARRAEDGAAAKPLYAVWELTMKCDQPCQHCGSRAGRARPEELSTEEILKVAEGLSRLGCREIALIGGEAYLREDILTIVRFLADKGIRVSMQTGGRAMTRERARGLCEAGLWSIGVSVDGTADVHDVLRGNRGSHAAAMRALEAAASVGLVVTANSQVNRLNRHLLPEMARELRERGVIAWQVQITVPMGRAADHPEWILEPWEIVPVIDSLAAIQRQALSEHRGSGPVFDVIAANNVGYFGPHEMLLRSHPSGAEAHWAGCRAGINTIGIESDGTVKACPSLPTAPYVGGNVRSESLADIWRDGEAMRFTREWSADELWGFCKTCYYAENCHGGCSWTAHCTLGRRGNNPFCYHRVKTLERRGIREKLVQRERAPNEPYDFGLFEIVEESLVDANAEGMTAPAPGARVRLPIVG